Proteins from a single region of Psilocybe cubensis strain MGC-MH-2018 chromosome 3, whole genome shotgun sequence:
- a CDS encoding rRNA (cytosine-C5-)-methyltransferase nop2, producing MGRRAKNKQAPPESLDSKTWTSKKQLGKRKADADNEGQDDGKPSPRPTKRVKDLNGKGKGKEKASTKEKPQKTSKKKKAPEHADEDGSEGWEDVEDDEELQAHSRPMFNESDEEEPGAFVGGLDDLESDEGEENDEYLEGEAQEFDFGSDDEEEEVQVAPTKSKKSKQAERPKKIIPTQSDQSSSDSDEEEEYERVTMKNMAARSQKLEARAVAEAELDIAEAQAAAEEDDDDVDMDAEEDANGDMNIEPFRLPTAEEREKEKASGGPDVHLVQRRMRECVRVLAKFSKRAEKGRARSEYIDQLVADIASYYGYNEFLAEKLFLLFPVNEAIEFFEANEVPRPVTIRTNTLKTRRRDLAQGLVNRGVNLEPIGKWTNVGLQVFESNVPIGATPEYLAGHYMLQAASSFLPVIALSPEPNERVLDMASAPGGKTTHMAALMQNTGVVFANDANKARTKSLTANVHRLGCKNVIVCSYDGREFPKVMGGFDRVLLDAPCSGTGVISKDPSVKINKSERDFTLLSHLQKQLILCAIDSVSPESKTGGYLVYSTCSVTVEENEAVVDYALRKRPNVKLVDTGLQFGREGFTSYRGKTFNPSVHLTRRFYPHVHNMDGFYVAKFKVEKRSKTLPKADAEESEPVIVDDAFKADVPEETPKFQGFDESEDAPYLEEAKRKRMKAKGLRPPPRSKAAAKLAEEKA from the exons ATGGGCCGCCGAGCAAAGAACAAGCAGGCGCCGCCCGAATCACTTGATTCCAAAACATGGACTTCCAAAAAACAGTTAGGAAAACGCAAGGCTGATGCCGACAATGAGGGTCAAGACGATGGAAAGCCGAGTCCACGGCCTACGAAGAGGGTCAAGGATCTGaatggaaaaggaaaaggaaaagagaaggCCTCAACAAAGGAAAAGCCGCAGAAGActagcaaaaagaaaaaggctcCCGAACATGCTGATGAAGATGGCTCTGAAGGATGGGAAGATgtggaagacgacgaggaatTGCAGGCACATTCGAG GCCCATGTTCAACGAAAGTGATGAAGAGGAACCTGGTGCATTTGTTGGTGGACTCGATGATCTTGAATCTGACGAGGGAGAAGAAAA CGATGAGTATCTCGAGGGAGAAGCCCAAGAATTTGACTTTGGgtccgatgatgaagaggaagaagttcaagttgcacCTACTAAATCCAAAAAATCGAAACAGGCAGAACGTCCTAAAAAGATTATCCCAACACAGTCAGACCAATCTAGCTCAGATTccgacgaggaggaagaataTGAGCGTGTAACCATGAAGAATATGGCAGCGCGTTCACAGAAATTGGAGGCGCGTGCTGTTGCCGAAGCCGAACTTGACATAGCGGAAGCTCAAGCTGCTGCcgaggaagacgacgacgatgtggatatggatgCAGAGGAGGATGCTAATGGTGATATGAATATTGAGCCCTTCCGCCTGCCAACTGCAGAAGAAcgcgagaaggagaaagctAGCGGAGGCCCTGATGTGCATCTCGTTCAAAGACGCATGAGGGAGTGCGTGCGTGTGCTTGCAAAGTTTAGTAAAAGAGCCGAGAAAGGACG AGCTCGTTCTGAGTACATTGATCAACTCGTCGCTGACATCGCTAGCTACTACGGTTATAACGAATTCTTGGCTGAAAAGCTCTTCCTACTTTTCCCTGTCAATGAG GCTATCGAGTTTTTCGAGGCCAATGAAGTACCACGCCCCGTAACAATCAGAACAAATACCCTCAAAACAAGACGGCGCGATTTGGCGCAAGGTCTTGTTAACCGTGGTGTGAATCTTGAGCCCATCGGGAAATGGACGAATGTGGGCCTCCAAGTATTTGAGAGTAACGTTCCAATCGGTGCAACGCCTGAATATCTCGCCGGACATTACATGCTGCAAGCcgcttcttctttccttcccGTCATTGCCCTCTCACCTGAACCCAACGAACGAGTCCTTGATATGGCATCTGCTCCTGGTGGAAAGACAACGCATATGGCTGCACTGATGCAAAATACTGGCGTCGTCTTTGCCAATGACGCGAACAAGGCCAGAACGAAGAGTTTGACCGCCAACGTGCACCGCCTAGGTTGCAAGAATGTGATCGTTTGCTCATATGATGGAAGAGAATTCCCCAAGGTTATGGGAGGATTTGACCGAGTGTTGTTGGATGCCCCCTGCAGTGGAACTGGTGTTATCAGCAAAGACCCCAGCGTAAAAATCAACAAG TCGGAACGCGACTTCACCCTCCTGTCCCACCTTCAAAAGCAGTTGATCCTTTGTGCAATCGATAGTGTTAGCCCAGAGTCGAAAACTGGTGGATACCTTGTTTATTCGACCTGCTCAGTGACTGTGGAAGAGAACGAGGCCGTCGTCGACTATGCCCTGCGCAAAAGACCTAATGTGAAGCTCGTCGATACTGGTCTGCAGTTTGGTCGCGAAGGTTTCACCTCTTATAGGGGAAAGACGTTCAACCCCAGTGTACACCTCACCAGACGATTCTACCCCCACGTGCACAATATGGATGGTTTCTATGTTGCCAAGTTCAAAGTCGAGAAGCGCTCGAAGACACTACCGAAGGCTGATGCTGAGGAATCGGAGCCTGTGATAGTTGACGATGCGTTCAAGGCAGATGTGCCTGAGGAAACACCCAAGTTCCAAGGATTTGATGAATCTGAGGATGCTCCTTATCTTGAAG AGGCAAAACGGAAGCGCATGAAAGCGAAGGGTCTGCGCCCTCCTCCGCGCTCAAAGGCTGCAGCCAAATTAGCGGAAGAAAAAGCGTAG